The region GGAGGTCTTTCGCAGTCTTATCGGTCGTGTCGTCAAGGTGACTTGCGAGCGCGCAGGAAGCGCCCGCGAAAACGAGCGCGTTGCCGCTCAGAAACTGACTTTCTCCGTCCAGGCGCTGAGGGACCCGCAGTTCCTGAGCGACGTGCCGGAAGGGGCGCCGCTCGCCAGGTTCTTTGCCCTGTTAGAAGCCGGCAGCGCGGACGATCGGAAGCTCGCCGACCTGATGCGCGCGCAGATCCCGGCGACGCCCGACCACATCGAGGCAGCGCGCGCCCGGATCGGCCTGACGCTTTCCGAGCTGAAGGAGCTGGGGCTTGGGTTTATCGACGGTGCCGACGAAGCCTCCGTCATCGACACCGTGACGCTCGATGTATCCGGCGCCGAAAGCGTCGAGGTTGCAAGCTGATGTTCGACATTATTACCGGTCAGGTTCTCGACCTGCAGATGCTCAAGACGCGTTTCGGCCAGATGGTCCGCGTCGGGCCGGTCGCGGAGATCGACGCGGCCAAAGGCTATCGGATCAAGCTGGCCGACACGGAAGATGGCCCATTGCTGTCGCCATGGCTGCCGCATCCGGAAAGCGGCGGCCAATCGTCTTCCTGGATGCCGCTATCCATTGGGCAGGTGGTCGGCATTCTCAGCCCGAACGGAGACATTCGCCAGGGTGTCTTGCTGCGCGGCGGGTTCACCGATGGCAACCAGCCGCCGAGCGCGGATCTTGCTGCCAACGTCCTGAAAGCCTTCGGCATCACGATCACGATGAAGGACGGTGAGGTCAAGATCGAAGGCGACGTCACGATCAAGGGCGATGTGAAGATCGAAGGCGACCAGGAAGTCAGCGGCGATGTGGATTTCACCGAAGGCCATGTGCAGCACAACGGCATCGATATCGGCGACACGCACGTTCATGGCGGCGTCGTACCAGGCGGCGCCGATACGCAAGGCCCGCACTAGAGCATGCTGCTCTAGCACTTTGAGGGCGATCAACTTTTCCGCCTTCAGGTGTGGCCTGAAGGCGGGTTGATCTAGAGGGACATCATGCAGAAGAAAACCTATTACGTTGCCGATGGTGTCGGCACGATCAACGGCGCGCGCGTGCCGAGCTCCCGGACAGTGAAGCTGACGGACGCAGAGGCGCGCTATGACCTGGCGCTGGAGCGGATCTCGCCGAAAAAACCGAAGACCGGCGCGAAGCACAGCGAAGGCGGCGAGGGCGACGGAGCCGGGGACTGATCGATGTCGGGGCTCGACCGCACCACCTTCCGGCTGACCGACAATCTGGCGCACACGCTGCAAAGCGTCGAAGTGATCCTGTCGACGAATATCGGATCGCGGGTCATGCGCCGGCCGTTCGGTGGCGGCGTTGCCGAGCTGCTCGGCCGCGCCATGCAACCGCGCCTCTTTGCGCTCATTCAGCAGTTGGTCGGCACCGCCATCGATCTGTGGGAGCCCCGTCTTTCTGTCCGGCGCGTCTCGTTCGCCGGCAGCGCCGACGAGGTGCGGCTCGGCTCCGCGACCATCGTCATTGAGGTCGACTATCGACCGCGCGGGCATCTCAGCGACTTCGCCGTCGAGCGCAATCTGTCCTTCTCCGTGAACTTTGCGGGCGGCGCCGCTTCAGCATCCGTTCTTTGAGGTTTCATCTTGATCGATCTTGCAAGCCTTCCCGATCCGGAAGTCATCGAGGAGCTGTCTTTTGAGGCCGTCTTCCAGAGCATGCTGGCCGATGCTGTCGCGAAATTTGCCGCGGCCGGGATCGATTACGATGTGGGAGATCTCGAAACCGATCCGGTCGCGATCGTTCTGCAGGCCGCTGCTTATCGCGAAACGCTTCTGAGGGCGCGCGCCAACCATGTGGCGCGCAATCAGATCCTTGCCTTTTCGACCGGCAGCGATCTGGAGCATCTTGCTGCTCATTACGATGTTGCGCGCCTTGCTGGCGAAACGGACGAGCGTCTGCGCGAGCGCATTCAGCTCGCCAGTATCGGCCGCTCGCCAGGCGGCACGCACGAGCGGCTGAAAGCCGTTGCCATGGCGTCCAATGTCACGGTGCGGGACATCGCGACCTGGACAGAGGGCAGGGACCCGACCGTCAACGTCGCCGTTCTGTCGACCGATCTTGGCGGCGCCGCTTCGGCTCAGCTTTTGGCGACCGTACGCGCCGCAATCGAAGCGCCGAACGTGCGCGTTGTTTCCGACCGATACAACGTGGTCTCGGCGGTGCAGACAGTTGTCGATCTCGACCTGTCGGTAACCCTTGCTCCGGACGCACCCGAAACGCTTCTGGACGCTCTGCCGGATACCATCAGGCAGGCGCGGGATCAGGAGGACCTGTTAGGGCTCGATCTCTTCCGCTCGTGGATCGCAAAGACAGCGATGGTTCCGGGCGTTTCCGACGTGGTGGTGAACGCGCCGCCCGATAACGTCGCAGCAGTGCCTTATGAGGCAATCAAGATCGGTGATGTCACGATCCAGTTTGCCGGGCGGGCGCGATGACCGAAACATTGCTGCCGGCGAATGCAACGCCGATCGAAACCGCCCTCGATGAGGCGATCGATCCGGCAGCCGCAATCAATCCTGCGCTGGACTATATCTCCGGCTGGAAGCACAGCCTGCAGCCTTCCGACCTGAGGCCTTACCTGGTCCATGAATTCGGGATGGATGTGCTGTTGCCGTTCGTTTCGACCTATAGCGGTATTCTTGCACTGCGCCGGCCCTGGGGCGAAGTGAGGGGGACGCATGAGGCCGTCTATCAGGGGCTCGCAGTTGTCGGCTATTCCGGCACGCTGCTCGATCCGCCCGCCCGCCGACTGGCCTGGGCGGAGTTCCAGATCGATCTCGACCGCGTGCGGGACGAGCGCGCGGACCTCGACCGGATCGCCGGCATTGTCGATCTCAGCATTCCCGAGCGATCCAAGTTCCGGCGCGGCGTGCATGGCTATGATGTTCCGGCCGCCGAAGGCAGCCGGACGCGCTGGAGCGGTTCCAAATGGGCCAACGAGAGCGGCGTGCGCGTCAACGGCAAGGGACCGAAATGGTCCTTCGGCCGCTCCTATTCCCATGAGTACTCGCTGACGCAGGCGGACCTGACCGCGCTCGGCATCTGGATCCCGGAAATCGACAGCCAGCTTTGGGTCGACATGGACTTCCTCTGGACGACGGCGGACTTCCAGTGGTCGGACGATGCCGAGCGCGCCAGGCGCGTGTCTCTGGCGACCAGCCTTCAGGAAATGCCGGTATGGCTGCGGTTCGCCGACAGCGGCGATCAGACGATCGGCTATCGCAAGGCGGTCTGTCACGGCGTTGAGCAGGGCCTTAACGGCTATGCCTTCGGCACCGATTTCCTGACGCCAAGTCTTGTAAACCCGCTCGGTGTGCTCGTCTTCGCACGCACGGATTTCGGCGACGGTTTCGGCGCCGAGGCCGCATCCGTTTCCGTAGTCTTCGGCGCCACCGTCACCGACGCATCCCGGCCGGGCCGGCTCTGGCTTGATCCGGCCGGCCTTGTCGGTGGCACCGAAATCGCCCAGCTGCCGGTCTCGATCCTCTTTGGCGAGACGGTGCGCGAGCACGTCCAGTTCTTGATGAGGTTTTAAATGGCATTCGAACACGTCTCCGGCCTGCCCGCCGTTTTTGACCGCACGCCTCAGGCGCCTCATGAGCGGACGGCGCTGCTCTTTGCCGAGGACCGGCTTCTCCAGGCTGCGGAGTTCAATGAGCTTCAGGGGCTGGCCCGTCGCCGCTCTCAGGCCATCGGCAACCTGGTCGCGGCCAATGGCAACCGGGTATCCGGTGCGGAAATCAAGATCGCGCTCGATATCGATCCCGAGAACCCGAATGTCACCCCGACCACCGCCAGCATCATCCTGCAGGCCGGCGAGATCTATATCGACGGCAATGTGCTTTCCGTTTCTGCGGCAACATTCGACAATGTCGCCATTGCCGGGGACGTGATTGTCGGCGTTCGCCGCGTCACCACCTATGTCGGCCATGAGGAAGATCCGTCGCTGGTCGGCCTGCAGCCAGGCAGCGATGCGGAAGGCGAGCCGGGAGCTTACCGCGTCAACGAGACCCTTGAATGGGATCTGCTGCACCTGGGCGGCGACGGGGTGT is a window of Roseibium salinum DNA encoding:
- a CDS encoding baseplate assembly protein, giving the protein MFDIITGQVLDLQMLKTRFGQMVRVGPVAEIDAAKGYRIKLADTEDGPLLSPWLPHPESGGQSSSWMPLSIGQVVGILSPNGDIRQGVLLRGGFTDGNQPPSADLAANVLKAFGITITMKDGEVKIEGDVTIKGDVKIEGDQEVSGDVDFTEGHVQHNGIDIGDTHVHGGVVPGGADTQGPH
- a CDS encoding GPW/gp25 family protein — protein: MSGLDRTTFRLTDNLAHTLQSVEVILSTNIGSRVMRRPFGGGVAELLGRAMQPRLFALIQQLVGTAIDLWEPRLSVRRVSFAGSADEVRLGSATIVIEVDYRPRGHLSDFAVERNLSFSVNFAGGAASASVL
- a CDS encoding baseplate J/gp47 family protein, with the translated sequence MIDLASLPDPEVIEELSFEAVFQSMLADAVAKFAAAGIDYDVGDLETDPVAIVLQAAAYRETLLRARANHVARNQILAFSTGSDLEHLAAHYDVARLAGETDERLRERIQLASIGRSPGGTHERLKAVAMASNVTVRDIATWTEGRDPTVNVAVLSTDLGGAASAQLLATVRAAIEAPNVRVVSDRYNVVSAVQTVVDLDLSVTLAPDAPETLLDALPDTIRQARDQEDLLGLDLFRSWIAKTAMVPGVSDVVVNAPPDNVAAVPYEAIKIGDVTIQFAGRAR
- a CDS encoding phage tail protein translates to MTETLLPANATPIETALDEAIDPAAAINPALDYISGWKHSLQPSDLRPYLVHEFGMDVLLPFVSTYSGILALRRPWGEVRGTHEAVYQGLAVVGYSGTLLDPPARRLAWAEFQIDLDRVRDERADLDRIAGIVDLSIPERSKFRRGVHGYDVPAAEGSRTRWSGSKWANESGVRVNGKGPKWSFGRSYSHEYSLTQADLTALGIWIPEIDSQLWVDMDFLWTTADFQWSDDAERARRVSLATSLQEMPVWLRFADSGDQTIGYRKAVCHGVEQGLNGYAFGTDFLTPSLVNPLGVLVFARTDFGDGFGAEAASVSVVFGATVTDASRPGRLWLDPAGLVGGTEIAQLPVSILFGETVREHVQFLMRF